DNA from Pantanalinema sp.:
ACCCGCTCTCGATCTCGGGGGTGGAGGTCGATCTGGAGCCCGCGCGCGATCCCGCCCGGGTGGAGATCCGGGTGAAGGTCAGGGTCGAGGGGCGAACCGGGGTCGAGATGGAGGCCCTGACCGGGGTGATGGCCGCCGCCCTGACCCTCTACGACATGGCCAAGGCCATCGACCGCGACATGACGATCGATCGGGTGCGCCTGCTCTCCAAGGCGGGCGGCCGCAGCGGCGACTGGAGCCGGAGCTAGTCCGAAAGCAAGAGGGCCTCGAACGCCTCGCCCGCTTGCGCGCCGTCTCGCTCGGCCGGGATGACGAGCAGGGCGTTCGCCCGGGCCATGGAGGTCATCATCCCCGAGCTCTGGGACCCGGTCAGCCGCGCGCGATAGCCGTCGGGGCCGCTTTCGATCACGGCGCGCAGGAAGGCGGTCTTGCCCGCGGGCTTGCGGATGGCCTCGTCGAGCTTCGCACGCACCCGCCGCCCCTCCAGGTCGCGGTGCCCCATCATCTTGCGCAAGGCCGGCCGCACGTAGCAGGTGAAACAAACGAGGGCCGAGGCAGGGTTGCCCGGCAGCCCGAAGACCGGCTTGCCCGCCAGGGTGGCGAAGGTGAAGGGCTTTCCGGGTTGCTGGGCCACCCGGTCGAAGTGCACGGTGCCCATGGCGGCGAGGACCTCCGAGACGTGATCGAAGCGCCCCATGGAGACTCCCCCCGAGGTGATCAGGGCGTCGCAGGCGAGCGCCTCCTCGACCATGCGGCGGGTCTCTTCCCGGTCGTCGCGCGCCACCCCCACGGGGACCGGCACCGCTCCGGCCTCCATGACCATCCCCGCGAGGGAAATGGCGTTGCTCGCGTAGATCTGGCCGGGGCCGAGCGGCTCGCCGGGCTGCACCAGCTCGTCGCCGGTGGTGAGGATGGCGACCCGCGGGGCGCGGTGGGTCGGCACGTGGGATCGCCCGACTCCCGCGAGGAGTCCAAGGCGCGCGGCGTTCAGCGCGGTGCCCGCCTCGAGAACCAGGGCGCCTGGGGCGAGGTCCTCGCCGGCGCGGCGCACGCTCTGGCCCGGCCGGCACGGCCTGGCGAACCTGACTTGGCCATTCTCCTCGCGGGTTTCCTCGACCATGACCACCGCGTCGGCGCCGGGCGGCAGGATCGCTCCTGTCATGATGCGGCAGGCCTCGCCGGGGCCCACCGTCGGGGGCTCGCCGCACCCCGCCGCCACCTCGCCGACGACCGGCAGCCAGACGGGGTTGGCTTCCGAGGCGGGGGCAAGATCCGCCGCGCGGACCGCGTAGCCGTCCATCGAGGAGTTGTCGAAGGGCGGGTGCGCCGTCGCGGCGCGGACGTCCTCGGCGAGGGCCCGCCCCAGGGCCGCGAGCAGCGGGGTCGGCTCGGTCGGGGTCGGCCCGACGGCCTCGAGGATCAAGCTGCGTGCTGCTTCGACCGGGATCATGGGGCCTCCTTCGCTGTGCCTTACTGGGTGTATGATAGAGCATCCGCCGTTTCCGGGGTATCCGCCGCCCGACGTTCGAGGAGTCGTCTCATCCGTGCATCACTCTGAAGTCGACGGGGCCTTGAGCCGCGAGGAGCAGGAGCGCTACAGCCGCCACCTGGCGCTGGGCGAGGTCGGCGTGCGCGGGCAGGAACTGCTCAAAGAGGCCAAGGTCGCCGTGATCGGGGCAGGCGGGCTGGGCTCGCCCATCGCCGCCTACCTGGCCGCTGCGGGGGTGGGCACCATCGGGCTGGTGGACTTCGACGAGGTCTCGCTCTCCAACCTGCAGCGCCAGATCCTCTACGACACGGCCGGGGTGGGACGCCCCAAGGTCCACCAGGCCAAGGCCCGGCTACAGGCCATGAACCCGCACGTCCGCGTGGTCCCGCACGAGACGGCCCTGAGTGGTGAGAACGCCATGGAGCTGCTGGCAGGCTACGACTGGGTGGCGGATGCCACCGACGACTTCGGGACGCGCTACCTGCTCAACGACGCCTGCCGCCTGCTCGGCAAGCCCCTGGTCCACGCGAGCCTCCACCGGTTCGAGGGGCAGGTGACGGTCTTTGCCCCGGGCGGGCCGTGTTACCGCTGCCTGTACCCCGTCCCGCCGGCGGTCGCCATGCGCTGCTCGGATGCCGGGGTGCTCGGTGCGTTGCCGGGGATCCTGGGCGCGATCCAGGCCGGCGAGATCCTCAAGCTCATCCTCGGCATCGGCGTGCCCCTCGTCGGGCGCCTGCTGCTGGTGGACGGGCTCGGGACGCGCTTCGACGAGGTGGCGCTCGAGGCCGATCCCGGCTGCGCCCTGTGCGGCGAGCGCCCCACCCTCAGCGCCGTGAGCGACACCGAGGAGCGACGCTTCCCCGAGTGGGAGATCTCCCCGCGGGAGGTGGACGAGGTCCTGGGGCGGGCCCTGGTCATCGACGTCCGGGAGAGCCTCGCGGCGCTGCCCATGCTGCCGGGAGCGCGGCATGTGCCCTTCGCCAGGCTCGGCGAGGCGCTTCCTGAGGTGCCGAGCGATCGCCCGGTGGTGGTGTGCTGCACGAGCGGCGAGCTGAGCCTGAAGGCGGTGGCCCTGCTGCGGGGCGCCGGATGCGAGCAGGCGGTGAGCCTCGAAGGAGGGCTGCTGGCCTACTTCCGCCAAAGGGCCTAGGGGGTGCCGAGCAGCGCGAGGGCCTGGGCGTAGTCCTCGGGGTGGTTGAGGTTCCAGAAGCTGCGCAGCTCGGGATCGTGCGCCCGGAGGGCCTCGGGCGGGATCTCCCGGTACCTGACGTCGTCGATCAGGCCGCAGACGCGGCAGTCGCCGGCCCCCAGGCGCTCGCGCAGCACCGGCAGCAGGCGCCGCGAGTAGATCGCAAGCAGCGGCTCGCGGCCGCGCGGGGTACACGGCGCGATCACGTCGGCGTCGTCCGGCTCGGAGGCCAGGGCGCGAAGCAGCGCGGGTTCGAGGAAAGGCATGTCGCAGGCCACCAAGAGGACGCGATCCGCCTCGATGGCCTCGAAGGCGCTCGCCAGGCCCTCGAGCGGGCCGTTACCCGGGTGGCGATCGCCGATGCAGAAGGCTCCGGCAACGGGAAAGTCCGGCTGATTGGTGACGACCACGACCCGGGGGAAGACGCGACCCAGGGTGTTGTAAACCCGCGCGGCGAGGGGCTCGTCCCCGAAGGGCAGGCGCGACTTGTCCC
Protein-coding regions in this window:
- the moaC gene encoding cyclic pyranopterin monophosphate synthase MoaC; its protein translation is MDELTHFDAQGRARMVDVGDKAPTERVALAAGTVRMRDETLDRIVQGTVAKGDVLAVARVAAIMGTKRTAEIIPMCHPLSISGVEVDLEPARDPARVEIRVKVRVEGRTGVEMEALTGVMAAALTLYDMAKAIDRDMTIDRVRLLSKAGGRSGDWSRS
- the glp gene encoding gephyrin-like molybdotransferase Glp, producing the protein MIPVEAARSLILEAVGPTPTEPTPLLAALGRALAEDVRAATAHPPFDNSSMDGYAVRAADLAPASEANPVWLPVVGEVAAGCGEPPTVGPGEACRIMTGAILPPGADAVVMVEETREENGQVRFARPCRPGQSVRRAGEDLAPGALVLEAGTALNAARLGLLAGVGRSHVPTHRAPRVAILTTGDELVQPGEPLGPGQIYASNAISLAGMVMEAGAVPVPVGVARDDREETRRMVEEALACDALITSGGVSMGRFDHVSEVLAAMGTVHFDRVAQQPGKPFTFATLAGKPVFGLPGNPASALVCFTCYVRPALRKMMGHRDLEGRRVRAKLDEAIRKPAGKTAFLRAVIESGPDGYRARLTGSQSSGMMTSMARANALLVIPAERDGAQAGEAFEALLLSD
- the moeB gene encoding molybdopterin-synthase adenylyltransferase MoeB, producing MHHSEVDGALSREEQERYSRHLALGEVGVRGQELLKEAKVAVIGAGGLGSPIAAYLAAAGVGTIGLVDFDEVSLSNLQRQILYDTAGVGRPKVHQAKARLQAMNPHVRVVPHETALSGENAMELLAGYDWVADATDDFGTRYLLNDACRLLGKPLVHASLHRFEGQVTVFAPGGPCYRCLYPVPPAVAMRCSDAGVLGALPGILGAIQAGEILKLILGIGVPLVGRLLLVDGLGTRFDEVALEADPGCALCGERPTLSAVSDTEERRFPEWEISPREVDEVLGRALVIDVRESLAALPMLPGARHVPFARLGEALPEVPSDRPVVVCCTSGELSLKAVALLRGAGCEQAVSLEGGLLAYFRQRA
- a CDS encoding molybdenum cofactor guanylyltransferase, with the protein product MIEVAVLLAGGKSQRMGRDKSRLPFGDEPLAARVYNTLGRVFPRVVVVTNQPDFPVAGAFCIGDRHPGNGPLEGLASAFEAIEADRVLLVACDMPFLEPALLRALASEPDDADVIAPCTPRGREPLLAIYSRRLLPVLRERLGAGDCRVCGLIDDVRYREIPPEALRAHDPELRSFWNLNHPEDYAQALALLGTP